A region of Candidatus Aramenus sp. CH1 DNA encodes the following proteins:
- a CDS encoding RNA-binding protein, producing MQRHFLSQKELKSFKSLVKQKYSVEIESDNVEVGREKKQVYYFIDGKLSFFSEELVPTLCWVMDAKANLPFVVVDEGAVKALSRGADLFAPGIVSYNCECKPNDIILARITTGMPVAVMKVLISKEEAVTTKRGKFAQNLHWIGDDIWKICRGQK from the coding sequence ATGCAGAGGCACTTCCTTTCCCAAAAGGAACTAAAGAGCTTCAAGAGCCTAGTCAAGCAAAAGTACTCCGTGGAAATAGAGAGTGACAACGTTGAGGTAGGGAGAGAGAAGAAGCAAGTATACTACTTCATAGACGGCAAGTTGTCCTTCTTCTCCGAGGAGCTTGTGCCCACCTTGTGCTGGGTAATGGACGCTAAAGCTAACCTACCCTTTGTGGTAGTAGACGAGGGCGCTGTGAAGGCGCTGTCGAGGGGGGCTGACCTATTTGCCCCAGGGATAGTGTCTTACAACTGCGAGTGCAAACCCAACGATATAATCTTGGCCAGGATCACAACTGGCATGCCCGTCGCCGTTATGAAAGTGCTTATTAGCAAAGAGGAGGCAGTTACTACCAAAAGGGGTAAATTTGCCCAAAATCTGCACTGGATAGGTGACGATATATGGAAAATTTGCAGAGGGCAAAAGTAA
- a CDS encoding winged helix-turn-helix transcriptional regulator, whose product MELTPRQQDILRILKAKGQVNVKDIAIELKISQKTAKGYIRDLMRLGMVESDDAGNVKLKTDAQNKEEEIYKIVQIHESEINSLKKEIEELKEEIIRLKKRSKA is encoded by the coding sequence ATGGAACTAACGCCTAGGCAACAGGACATATTGAGGATACTTAAGGCTAAGGGGCAGGTGAACGTAAAGGACATCGCAATTGAACTTAAGATATCCCAGAAGACTGCAAAAGGGTATATTAGGGACTTAATGAGGCTTGGAATGGTTGAGAGCGACGACGCAGGCAACGTTAAGCTAAAGACCGACGCCCAAAACAAGGAGGAGGAGATTTACAAGATCGTCCAAATCCACGAGAGCGAGATAAACTCCTTGAAGAAGGAAATAGAGGAGTTAAAGGAGGAAATAATAAGGCTCAAGAAGAGAAGTAAAGCTTGA
- a CDS encoding cobyric acid synthase yields the protein MAIIISSPMSDSGKSFVVTALTRALNGVPFKAQNMSLNSYPSDEGGEIAFIQAFQALGAGLRPKNSMNPVLLKPSGNGIEVIAFGRSLGNFRVEEYYKLIPDLWRKVKNTVSGDMVIESAGGLAEPNFMERDISGFLIMKELGVPAILVLDIDRGGAFASAFGVYNILPPSVRGMLRGFIINKFRGEEKFLEEGVMWLENRTGMKYLGFVPYLEESPIMPEDSMNVREVGYGEKKVSVISYPYMSNFNEFYAFMKSNATVKFVTRPSQLEDSDLVILPGTRNTYQSLVWLKERGFVETLRKYPLLGVCGGFQIMGKKLIDPYGLEAGESREYQGLGLLSINVRFEVDKVVSLSEGKGEVEIKGYEIRRGRIEYVNDKPLYVIRKRNGEDVNVEDGALREGKIGTSIHGSLYSGFRKLLEGFGIKIWAKSMEEEIAEMASKATEAFRKGVDIDTIQEIYKS from the coding sequence GTGGCAATTATAATTTCTTCCCCCATGAGCGACTCGGGCAAGTCCTTCGTAGTAACTGCTTTGACCAGAGCGCTAAATGGGGTGCCCTTCAAGGCCCAGAACATGTCTCTCAACAGCTACCCTAGCGACGAGGGAGGAGAGATTGCCTTTATACAAGCTTTCCAGGCGCTGGGGGCCGGGCTTAGGCCCAAGAACTCCATGAACCCTGTACTTCTGAAGCCCTCTGGAAACGGCATTGAGGTCATAGCGTTCGGTAGGTCGTTGGGAAACTTTAGGGTAGAGGAGTACTACAAGCTGATCCCAGACCTCTGGAGAAAGGTCAAGAACACCGTCTCAGGCGATATGGTAATTGAGTCAGCCGGAGGGCTTGCAGAACCAAACTTCATGGAGAGGGACATAAGCGGTTTCCTGATAATGAAGGAGCTTGGAGTACCAGCCATACTAGTCCTCGACATAGACAGGGGCGGGGCCTTCGCTTCCGCCTTTGGAGTATACAACATACTACCGCCGTCTGTGAGGGGAATGCTGAGGGGATTCATTATAAACAAGTTCAGAGGGGAGGAAAAGTTCTTGGAAGAAGGAGTCATGTGGCTGGAGAACAGGACTGGGATGAAGTACCTAGGTTTCGTCCCTTATTTAGAGGAAAGTCCTATAATGCCGGAGGACTCGATGAACGTCAGGGAGGTAGGCTACGGCGAAAAAAAGGTCTCGGTAATATCTTATCCTTATATGAGCAACTTCAACGAGTTCTATGCCTTTATGAAGTCCAACGCCACGGTGAAGTTCGTGACCAGGCCGTCGCAGTTGGAGGACTCCGACCTAGTGATACTACCCGGGACCAGGAACACGTACCAGTCGCTGGTGTGGCTTAAGGAGAGAGGGTTTGTAGAGACTCTGCGGAAGTACCCCTTACTGGGGGTATGTGGTGGGTTCCAGATAATGGGTAAGAAGCTGATAGACCCCTACGGACTTGAGGCGGGAGAGTCCAGGGAGTACCAGGGTCTGGGGCTACTGAGCATAAACGTCCGTTTCGAGGTAGACAAGGTAGTGTCCTTAAGCGAAGGTAAAGGGGAGGTAGAGATAAAGGGGTACGAGATAAGGAGGGGCAGGATTGAATACGTGAACGATAAGCCCCTCTACGTGATACGCAAGAGAAACGGAGAAGACGTTAACGTTGAAGATGGGGCGTTGAGGGAAGGAAAGATAGGTACGAGTATTCACGGTTCCCTTTACTCTGGGTTTAGGAAACTCCTAGAGGGCTTCGGGATAAAGATATGGGCCAAGTCCATGGAAGAGGAGATAGCGGAGATGGCAAGCAAGGCAACGGAGGCTTTCAGGAAAGGGGTAGATATAGACACAATACAAGAAATTTATAAATCCTGA
- a CDS encoding xanthine dehydrogenase family protein molybdopterin-binding subunit has protein sequence MVYIGKPVKRIEDPRLITGRGSYVDDIKLSGIKFVAFVRSTRPHAKVRVKKTQGVFTGDDVNPGSDFPIASKETTYVGQPVAVVLANDRYEAYDLLESVEVEYEDLPYVLDPYDAMKNEVKVYTGLSSNIYLEKNFVKGVPELAMDKADFVLEGELVNQRLIASPLETRGAVAYFDGQRLNFWSSTQSAHYLRRNLVNFLGFQNVRVVQLDVGGAFGSKIITHPEEYALAKLAMKLPYPLKWVPTRTEEMISAGHGRDKRFKFKVGFTKGGKIVSLIGTIVGDLGAPYPDANEDESGNMLSTARMILGPYDIPNASITAFAVHTNKTPTTSYRGAGRPEATYFIERIVNIVSNELKLDPIEVRLRNVVRPNQMPYDNGFGIVYDSGDYVKILEDAKPVYEELRKEAGEKYCVGLAMYVEITGFGPWEVARVLAKSDGKIIAITGSGPHGQGDGTAFAQIVADVLQVPIEDVEVRWGDTDIIEDGIGTWGSRTVTVGGSAMLEASKELKRRILESAGKMINADVEELEYNEGKIVHKVTKKEVSLADVIKFAYKAGIPLDVTYVYPVSKPTSPYGVHMALVKVDKETGKVKVVKYIGIDDVGAVINPMLAEGQIHGGVMQGIAQAIYESARFSEEGVLLTSNLSDYGFPTAVESPRIEWKYVERGFSNHPTRSKGIGEAGAVVATPVIVNAVENCLGKRITSMPSSLGDLV, from the coding sequence ATGGTATATATAGGCAAGCCCGTAAAAAGGATCGAGGATCCTAGGCTAATTACGGGGAGGGGAAGTTACGTAGACGACATAAAGCTTTCCGGGATTAAGTTCGTTGCCTTTGTTAGGTCTACTAGACCCCACGCGAAAGTGAGGGTTAAGAAGACCCAGGGCGTCTTCACTGGAGACGACGTAAACCCGGGCTCCGACTTCCCGATAGCGAGCAAGGAGACCACATACGTAGGGCAACCGGTAGCTGTAGTTTTAGCCAACGACAGGTATGAGGCTTACGACCTCCTGGAGAGCGTGGAGGTGGAATACGAAGACCTGCCATACGTCTTAGACCCGTACGATGCCATGAAGAACGAGGTCAAAGTGTACACTGGGCTCAGTAGTAATATCTATCTCGAGAAGAACTTCGTGAAGGGAGTCCCAGAGCTCGCAATGGATAAAGCTGACTTCGTTCTGGAGGGAGAGCTCGTAAACCAGAGGCTCATCGCGTCCCCTCTAGAGACTAGGGGGGCAGTTGCGTACTTTGACGGTCAGAGGTTAAATTTCTGGTCTTCTACGCAGTCCGCCCACTACCTTAGGAGGAACCTAGTCAACTTCCTGGGCTTTCAGAACGTGAGGGTCGTCCAGCTTGACGTGGGGGGAGCCTTTGGCAGTAAGATCATTACGCACCCAGAGGAGTACGCGTTAGCAAAATTGGCCATGAAACTTCCCTACCCCCTAAAGTGGGTGCCCACTAGGACCGAAGAGATGATAAGCGCGGGCCACGGAAGGGACAAGAGGTTCAAGTTTAAGGTGGGCTTCACTAAGGGGGGAAAAATAGTGTCGCTCATAGGGACTATAGTAGGAGATCTCGGTGCCCCATACCCAGATGCCAACGAAGATGAGTCGGGGAATATGCTGAGCACCGCCAGGATGATCTTAGGCCCATATGACATCCCTAACGCGTCCATCACCGCCTTTGCAGTTCACACTAACAAGACCCCCACGACCTCCTACAGGGGGGCCGGCAGGCCTGAGGCTACTTACTTTATTGAAAGGATAGTGAACATAGTCTCAAACGAGTTGAAGCTGGATCCAATAGAGGTAAGGCTAAGGAACGTAGTTAGGCCCAACCAGATGCCTTACGATAACGGCTTTGGGATAGTGTACGATTCTGGCGACTACGTCAAGATCCTAGAAGACGCAAAGCCCGTTTACGAGGAGTTAAGGAAGGAGGCTGGAGAGAAGTACTGCGTCGGGTTGGCCATGTACGTTGAGATAACTGGGTTCGGTCCTTGGGAAGTGGCTAGAGTGCTGGCCAAGTCTGACGGGAAAATAATAGCAATAACGGGGTCTGGGCCCCATGGGCAAGGAGATGGCACTGCCTTTGCCCAAATAGTAGCTGACGTCCTCCAAGTGCCAATTGAGGACGTGGAGGTAAGATGGGGCGACACGGACATCATAGAGGACGGCATAGGTACGTGGGGGAGTAGAACTGTCACCGTGGGCGGTTCGGCAATGCTAGAGGCCTCTAAGGAGTTAAAGAGGAGGATATTGGAGAGCGCCGGGAAGATGATTAATGCTGACGTTGAGGAACTAGAGTATAACGAAGGGAAAATTGTCCATAAGGTGACAAAGAAGGAGGTGAGTCTAGCTGACGTAATCAAGTTCGCCTACAAGGCGGGAATTCCGCTTGACGTCACGTACGTCTACCCCGTCTCCAAGCCGACCTCCCCCTACGGTGTGCACATGGCCCTAGTAAAGGTGGACAAGGAAACTGGAAAAGTCAAAGTCGTTAAGTACATAGGGATTGACGACGTAGGAGCTGTTATAAATCCAATGCTCGCAGAGGGCCAGATTCATGGTGGAGTTATGCAGGGGATTGCCCAAGCAATTTACGAAAGCGCCAGGTTCTCGGAAGAAGGGGTTCTCCTAACTTCAAACCTATCCGACTACGGTTTTCCAACCGCCGTCGAGTCTCCGAGGATCGAATGGAAGTACGTAGAAAGGGGGTTTTCAAACCACCCGACCAGGAGCAAGGGCATTGGCGAGGCGGGAGCCGTGGTGGCAACGCCAGTAATAGTTAACGCAGTAGAGAACTGCCTAGGCAAAAGGATAACCTCAATGCCCTCGTCCTTGGGTGACCTGGTATAA
- the htpX gene encoding zinc metalloprotease HtpX, producing MNLEVLKLKANMILASVGVFLLGFALAFAVVSYFFGVTFAPAVIVGILSFLVALNVLQWLFGPYLINAMYRAVEVTPSDPRYGWLVPLVNEVAMYNGIEAPKVYIADVPFPNAFAYGSPIAGKRVAITLPLLRILNKDEIKAVLGHELGHLKHRDVQLLMAIGLIPALIFYIGYSLMWSGMLGGGGRNNNSGGMWLIGVALLAMSYLFQFLVLYVNRLREAYADVNSAQTIPGGAHNLQRALAKITLATNPEVLERYRNREVGNGLMNMLFFAPTQPNEEVSNMDVEELISYWKAQKVPWYADFFSDHPATPKRIQLLEKLKFG from the coding sequence ATGAACCTTGAAGTATTAAAGCTAAAAGCAAACATGATTTTAGCGAGCGTTGGAGTGTTCTTGCTAGGTTTTGCTCTTGCCTTTGCAGTGGTGTCTTACTTTTTTGGAGTCACCTTTGCGCCTGCAGTAATTGTAGGGATCCTGTCGTTCCTCGTGGCTCTAAACGTTTTACAGTGGTTGTTTGGGCCCTATCTCATAAACGCCATGTATAGAGCGGTTGAAGTTACTCCAAGTGACCCAAGGTATGGTTGGTTAGTTCCACTAGTCAACGAAGTCGCCATGTATAACGGGATAGAAGCACCAAAGGTTTACATAGCCGATGTGCCTTTCCCCAACGCCTTCGCTTACGGGAGTCCAATAGCCGGAAAGAGGGTTGCCATAACCCTTCCACTGCTAAGGATACTCAACAAGGACGAGATAAAGGCAGTTTTAGGGCACGAGTTGGGCCACTTGAAGCACAGGGACGTGCAGTTGCTGATGGCAATAGGCCTAATACCAGCTCTGATATTCTATATTGGCTACTCCCTTATGTGGAGCGGTATGCTGGGGGGCGGAGGGAGGAACAACAACTCCGGCGGAATGTGGCTCATTGGGGTAGCGTTGTTGGCAATGAGCTACCTGTTTCAGTTCCTAGTGCTCTACGTGAACAGGCTTAGGGAAGCTTATGCCGACGTAAACTCGGCCCAAACGATCCCGGGAGGGGCTCATAACCTGCAGAGGGCTCTGGCTAAGATAACGTTGGCAACCAACCCCGAGGTCCTTGAGAGGTACAGGAACAGGGAGGTAGGAAACGGTTTAATGAACATGCTGTTCTTTGCTCCAACTCAGCCCAATGAGGAGGTCTCTAATATGGACGTGGAAGAGCTAATCAGCTACTGGAAGGCCCAGAAGGTACCGTGGTATGCAGACTTCTTCAGCGACCACCCAGCGACTCCCAAGAGAATACAACTATTGGAGAAATTAAAATTCGGGTGA
- a CDS encoding adenosylcobinamide-GDP ribazoletransferase translates to MRALKGILAQLSFFTVIPSVKVEELEVVAEYSFTAPLVVGVIAGIVDFSAYFALWLALKETAKILLIAVVELIRGFNHLDGLLDVSDALMVKGDYERRLKALKDVEVGSGGIGGAILYFTLMLASVLLIPSPSLSSLFLLVSAEVSSRSIGLLVLATLKPMENSFLGSLFHKHLTKRTGWLVAEAIPFLLPFLWVVYLPLYFFFYYLAKRELRGSSGDFTGFVITLSFPVLLMANEKFCSLFCSLHLFGI, encoded by the coding sequence ATGAGGGCATTAAAAGGCATTCTGGCCCAGCTCTCCTTCTTCACTGTAATCCCGTCCGTTAAGGTGGAGGAACTTGAGGTTGTCGCAGAATACAGCTTTACCGCTCCACTGGTGGTCGGGGTAATTGCGGGGATAGTGGACTTCTCGGCTTACTTTGCCCTCTGGCTCGCGCTCAAAGAGACAGCGAAAATCCTGCTCATAGCCGTAGTTGAGCTCATAAGGGGCTTTAACCACCTTGACGGTCTCCTTGACGTCTCCGACGCGCTAATGGTAAAGGGGGACTACGAGAGGAGGCTCAAAGCGCTTAAGGACGTAGAAGTGGGCTCAGGAGGTATAGGAGGAGCTATTTTGTACTTTACACTGATGCTGGCGTCCGTACTTCTCATCCCTTCCCCCTCGTTGTCCTCCCTATTTCTCTTGGTCTCGGCGGAAGTTTCTAGCAGATCAATTGGGCTCCTAGTTCTTGCTACGCTGAAGCCAATGGAGAACAGCTTCCTTGGCTCCCTATTCCACAAGCACTTAACGAAAAGGACTGGTTGGCTGGTGGCAGAGGCTATACCTTTCCTGTTGCCCTTCCTCTGGGTCGTTTACCTCCCCCTCTACTTCTTCTTCTACTATTTAGCTAAGAGGGAGCTCAGAGGCTCCTCCGGGGACTTTACAGGTTTTGTGATAACTTTATCTTTCCCCGTTCTCCTTATGGCTAATGAGAAGTTTTGCTCCTTGTTTTGCTCACTTCACTTATTTGGGATTTAG
- a CDS encoding zinc-dependent dehydrogenase gives MKAIVLENGRPILKEMPIPKLQEGDVLVKMKACGLCGTDIEKICGQYTASQPILGHEPAGVIHESTVDWLKPGDRVFAHHHVPCYECYYCKKGSPTMCPYYRKTNLDPGGFAEYFRVPAWNVKRGGVLKLPDNVSFDEGAFIEPLATVIRGQRRVHIDKDDYMLVVGAGPMGLLHVMMAKANGAGKVYTSDVSEFRREFAYKVGADYSFNPTKEKVEEEVRKLTDGRGVDVAIIASGAPQAILTALYSVRKGGRVLLFGVPYKGTVLNYDVSDLLNNEISVISSNAAVEEDTREALQVIASKRIDVTKLITSRYRLEDFEKAVREAKEGKTIKAIIYD, from the coding sequence ATGAAAGCCATCGTCCTAGAGAACGGTAGACCGATACTTAAGGAAATGCCAATTCCGAAACTCCAGGAGGGAGACGTCTTAGTCAAGATGAAGGCTTGCGGGCTCTGCGGTACAGACATAGAAAAGATTTGCGGGCAATATACGGCTTCCCAGCCCATCCTAGGCCACGAGCCTGCTGGCGTCATCCACGAGTCCACAGTAGATTGGCTTAAACCAGGGGACAGGGTCTTCGCACACCATCATGTTCCCTGCTACGAGTGCTACTACTGCAAAAAGGGAAGCCCTACCATGTGTCCCTATTACAGGAAAACCAACTTAGACCCAGGAGGGTTTGCGGAGTACTTTAGAGTTCCGGCGTGGAACGTGAAAAGGGGAGGAGTTCTAAAGCTTCCAGACAACGTTAGCTTCGATGAGGGAGCGTTCATAGAGCCCCTTGCCACCGTAATAAGAGGGCAGAGAAGAGTACACATAGACAAGGACGACTACATGTTGGTAGTTGGAGCTGGACCCATGGGTCTACTTCACGTTATGATGGCAAAGGCGAACGGAGCCGGTAAGGTCTACACGTCTGACGTTTCCGAGTTCAGGAGGGAGTTCGCCTACAAGGTGGGCGCGGACTACTCGTTCAACCCTACCAAGGAAAAGGTGGAAGAGGAAGTAAGGAAACTCACCGACGGGCGTGGAGTTGACGTGGCAATCATAGCCTCAGGAGCCCCACAAGCCATACTGACTGCACTTTACTCCGTTAGAAAGGGAGGTAGAGTGCTCCTGTTTGGGGTTCCCTACAAGGGAACCGTGCTCAATTACGACGTAAGCGATCTACTGAACAACGAGATCTCAGTTATAAGCAGTAACGCCGCCGTAGAGGAGGACACGAGGGAGGCACTTCAGGTCATTGCGTCAAAGAGGATCGACGTGACAAAGCTAATAACAAGTAGGTATAGGCTAGAGGACTTCGAGAAGGCCGTAAGGGAAGCCAAGGAGGGAAAGACCATAAAGGCAATAATATACGACTAA
- a CDS encoding polyprenol monophosphomannose synthase, whose product MENLQRAKVISIVIPTYNERDNAVSLVKEIVSRVQGNIIVVDDDSQDKTAEAVISLNLSNVKVFVRKNERGLGSALRFGLLKALELGSSYVVTMDADFSHDPAYLKPLIEKAVEGYDLVIGSRYVKGGRIENWPLSRRLISKGANFMVRLLLKSPIHDNTSNYKVYSRQAIEKALKCESADGYEFQICAVYQVLKNHLKVAEVPIVFRDREKGQSKLKRKEILKWFNYVLKLYFSS is encoded by the coding sequence ATGGAAAATTTGCAGAGGGCAAAAGTAATTTCAATAGTAATCCCCACCTATAACGAGAGGGACAACGCAGTAAGCCTAGTCAAGGAGATAGTCAGTAGGGTGCAGGGCAACATTATCGTCGTAGACGACGATAGTCAAGACAAGACAGCTGAGGCAGTTATATCCCTAAACCTCTCCAACGTTAAGGTCTTCGTGAGGAAGAACGAGAGAGGCCTGGGTTCTGCCCTCCGCTTTGGTCTTTTAAAAGCATTGGAGTTAGGTTCCTCTTATGTAGTGACAATGGACGCTGACTTTAGCCACGACCCAGCGTACCTCAAGCCGTTGATAGAGAAGGCGGTTGAGGGCTACGACCTCGTTATAGGCTCAAGGTACGTCAAGGGAGGGAGGATAGAGAACTGGCCCCTAAGTAGGAGGCTCATAAGCAAGGGTGCCAACTTTATGGTGAGGCTACTTTTGAAATCGCCAATACACGACAACACGTCCAATTACAAGGTATACTCGAGGCAGGCCATTGAGAAGGCCTTGAAGTGTGAGTCGGCTGACGGTTACGAGTTCCAGATCTGTGCCGTGTACCAAGTACTGAAGAACCACTTAAAGGTGGCCGAAGTCCCCATAGTGTTTAGGGACAGGGAGAAGGGGCAGAGTAAGCTGAAACGCAAGGAGATACTCAAGTGGTTCAACTACGTGCTCAAGCTTTACTTCTCTTCTTGA
- a CDS encoding cobalamin biosynthesis protein: MLLVLLTSLIWDLALGEPPTLVHPVVVTGKISERLIKPNRGYVYGVFLWFASVLPVLVPASLVPLVPFSPLKFLILAFILKTTFSIKMLYDIVSRSVNLDEGSRYLVQQIVRRDLSSEDKGHIASAAIESLFESFVDGISSPLFWFLLLGLPGAMLQRLANTMDSIVGYKTPELKREGFFSAKVDTVLNYIPARVSALVILLSALVLRYNASGFKRILRESGIESVNAKYPISAAACALGVKLEKRGYYTVGTGELPGEMEMKKALKLFKLSLAIYLLLLLVVYYCLYGLSLLGFPYGLLEVL; encoded by the coding sequence TTGCTCCTTGTTTTGCTCACTTCACTTATTTGGGATTTAGCTTTGGGCGAGCCCCCTACCTTGGTCCACCCGGTAGTGGTCACCGGAAAAATCTCGGAGAGGTTGATTAAGCCGAACAGGGGTTACGTCTACGGCGTCTTCCTCTGGTTTGCCTCAGTGTTACCAGTACTAGTCCCAGCCAGCCTCGTCCCCCTAGTGCCTTTTTCTCCATTAAAGTTCTTGATACTGGCGTTTATTTTGAAGACCACTTTTTCTATAAAGATGCTATACGACATCGTCTCGAGGTCAGTCAACTTAGACGAGGGTTCAAGGTATTTAGTGCAACAGATCGTAAGGAGGGATTTATCTAGTGAGGATAAAGGACACATCGCCTCCGCCGCAATAGAGTCCCTTTTCGAGAGCTTTGTTGACGGGATTTCCTCACCCTTGTTTTGGTTCCTACTTCTGGGACTTCCAGGGGCGATGTTACAGAGGCTTGCAAACACGATGGACAGCATAGTAGGTTACAAGACCCCTGAGCTAAAGAGAGAGGGGTTCTTTTCGGCTAAAGTTGACACTGTGCTCAACTACATCCCGGCCAGGGTCTCCGCCCTCGTCATTCTTCTCTCTGCCCTAGTCCTGAGGTACAACGCGAGTGGCTTCAAGAGGATTTTAAGGGAATCCGGGATCGAGAGCGTTAACGCCAAGTACCCGATATCGGCTGCTGCGTGCGCTCTAGGCGTTAAGTTGGAGAAGAGGGGTTACTACACGGTAGGAACCGGTGAACTGCCTGGGGAAATGGAAATGAAAAAAGCGCTGAAGTTGTTTAAGCTGAGCTTGGCCATCTACCTGCTACTCTTATTAGTCGTATATTATTGCCTTTATGGTCTTTCCCTCCTTGGCTTCCCTTACGGCCTTCTCGAAGTCCTCTAG
- a CDS encoding GMP synthase: MFDPESFVREITPQVLDAVKGERVVAAVSGGVDSTTAAVLMYKILGVKVVPVMIDTGFLRKGEADKVKSMLESILPLKVVDKSKEFIGGLEGLSDAEEKRKKFREMFYDTISQVVKENGATFLVQGTIAADWVETRGGIKTQHNVLVQLGIDTQRKWGFKLIEPLADLYKDEVRALARYLGLPKEISERQPFPGPGLLVRVVGKLTREKLEIEREANNEVEEELKPYGYSQYFSAIFESDGKLDDEISREVGRKVFVYNARATGVKGDVRSYGRIASIYGNMDYEEIRKATSLITKYDVTHVMWKIAEKGSGHYTVAIRAVVTEDFMTADFAKVDRSTLEKIANKILKIDQVKEVVYDVTSKPPATIELE; encoded by the coding sequence GTGTTTGACCCAGAAAGCTTCGTTAGGGAGATAACGCCCCAAGTGTTAGACGCAGTCAAGGGAGAAAGGGTGGTGGCAGCGGTAAGCGGTGGAGTTGACAGTACAACAGCCGCCGTCCTCATGTACAAGATTCTCGGGGTTAAGGTAGTTCCAGTGATGATAGACACCGGGTTCCTCAGGAAGGGTGAAGCGGACAAGGTAAAGTCAATGCTAGAGAGTATCCTCCCCCTCAAAGTCGTCGACAAGTCCAAAGAATTCATAGGGGGCTTGGAAGGCCTCTCCGACGCCGAGGAAAAGAGGAAGAAGTTTAGGGAAATGTTTTACGACACGATTTCGCAAGTGGTAAAGGAGAACGGAGCTACTTTTCTGGTCCAGGGCACTATTGCTGCAGACTGGGTGGAAACCCGAGGTGGAATAAAGACCCAGCACAACGTCTTAGTCCAGCTAGGCATAGACACGCAGAGGAAGTGGGGGTTCAAGCTCATAGAACCGCTGGCTGACCTATATAAGGACGAGGTAAGGGCGTTGGCGAGGTATTTGGGCCTACCAAAGGAGATTTCTGAGAGGCAGCCATTCCCGGGGCCCGGCCTACTTGTGAGGGTAGTTGGAAAGCTAACCCGAGAGAAACTGGAGATAGAGAGGGAAGCAAACAACGAAGTAGAGGAGGAACTGAAGCCCTATGGCTATTCCCAATACTTCTCAGCAATATTTGAAAGCGACGGCAAACTAGACGACGAGATCTCCAGGGAAGTGGGAAGGAAGGTCTTCGTTTACAACGCCAGGGCTACAGGGGTAAAGGGAGACGTAAGGAGTTACGGCAGGATAGCGTCAATATACGGCAACATGGATTACGAGGAGATAAGGAAGGCGACTTCACTGATTACTAAATACGACGTTACCCACGTGATGTGGAAAATCGCGGAAAAGGGAAGCGGGCACTACACTGTGGCGATAAGGGCGGTAGTTACTGAGGACTTCATGACGGCGGACTTCGCCAAGGTGGACAGATCTACTCTAGAAAAAATAGCTAATAAGATTTTAAAAATTGATCAAGTTAAGGAAGTTGTGTACGACGTTACCAGCAAACCTCCAGCTACAATTGAGCTAGAGTGA
- a CDS encoding M48 family metalloprotease encodes MSYLTFGLLSLSLIYVVYFAVSALVSKRHPEVRVEGVDEIRRMSGVNFKLKLKEDPRVNAFSLVNNVIVVTSSLLHLKEEEILAAIAHEVGHLKMRHHLKSLAIISAVVLSFFLLLGSLPLALAVSLLGIVIQRYLSRQFEVEADKFASGLVDKHSLITLIMNYGETSSSFLSTHPSSVARIKKIIYIE; translated from the coding sequence ATGAGCTATTTAACTTTCGGCTTACTGTCCCTCTCCTTAATTTACGTTGTTTACTTTGCCGTTTCTGCTTTAGTCTCCAAGAGGCATCCAGAGGTAAGAGTGGAGGGCGTTGACGAGATAAGGAGAATGTCCGGCGTTAACTTCAAGTTAAAACTAAAGGAAGACCCAAGGGTAAACGCTTTTTCGTTAGTGAATAACGTCATCGTTGTGACGTCTTCTCTACTTCACCTCAAGGAAGAAGAAATCCTCGCCGCGATTGCTCACGAAGTAGGACACCTCAAGATGAGGCATCACTTGAAGAGCCTGGCCATTATAAGTGCAGTGGTACTCTCGTTCTTCCTCCTCCTAGGGTCGCTTCCCCTAGCTTTGGCTGTAAGCCTTCTGGGAATAGTGATCCAAAGGTACCTCTCAAGGCAATTTGAAGTGGAGGCTGACAAGTTCGCTTCTGGGCTAGTAGACAAGCACAGCCTCATTACGTTGATAATGAACTACGGTGAGACTTCAAGTTCCTTTCTCTCTACCCATCCCTCTTCCGTCGCCCGTATAAAGAAAATAATTTATATTGAATAA